From the genome of Variovorax sp. RA8, one region includes:
- a CDS encoding ABC transporter ATP-binding protein, which produces MNRIEPAVLAPPAAPAAPAVELLSAEKTYPNGTRALLPVDLAIAEGEFVTLLGPSGCGKSTLLKMVAGLLEPSDGRLLLWRRPVAELHSRAHKMAFVFQSPTLMPWASVRSNVRLPLDLAGMPRKEADARVSEALELVGLHKFATALPRALSGGMQMRVSIARGLVTQPDLLLMDEPFGALDEITRHKLDAELLDLWRKKKLTVIFVTHSIHEAVFLSSRVVMMAARPGRVVEELQIDEPYPRSADFMVSPQFSRYAKQLQDSLLRASNGTYDEAAP; this is translated from the coding sequence ATGAACCGGATCGAACCCGCCGTGCTCGCGCCGCCGGCCGCGCCCGCCGCGCCGGCGGTGGAGCTGCTGTCGGCGGAGAAGACCTACCCCAACGGCACACGCGCCCTGCTGCCGGTGGACCTCGCGATCGCCGAGGGCGAGTTCGTCACTCTCCTCGGCCCCTCGGGCTGCGGCAAGAGCACGCTGCTCAAGATGGTGGCGGGGCTGCTGGAGCCCAGCGACGGGCGCCTGCTGCTGTGGCGCCGGCCGGTGGCCGAGCTGCACAGTCGCGCCCACAAGATGGCCTTCGTCTTCCAGTCGCCCACGCTGATGCCATGGGCCAGCGTGCGCAGCAACGTGCGGCTGCCGCTGGACCTGGCTGGCATGCCGCGCAAGGAAGCCGACGCGCGCGTGAGCGAGGCGCTGGAACTGGTGGGCCTGCACAAGTTCGCGACCGCACTGCCGCGCGCCCTCTCGGGCGGCATGCAGATGCGCGTGTCGATCGCGCGCGGACTCGTGACCCAACCCGACCTGCTGCTGATGGACGAGCCCTTCGGCGCGCTGGACGAAATCACGCGCCACAAGCTCGACGCGGAGCTGCTCGACCTTTGGCGCAAGAAGAAGCTCACCGTGATCTTCGTGACGCACTCGATCCACGAGGCGGTGTTCCTCTCCAGCCGCGTGGTCATGATGGCTGCGCGGCCCGGCCGGGTGGTGGAGGAGCTCCAGATCGACGAGCCCTATCCCCGCAGCGCGGACTTCATGGTGTCGCCGCAGTTCAGCCGATATGCGAAGCAGCTGCAGGATAGCCTGCTGCGCGCCAGCAATGGCACATACGACGAGGCCGCGCCATGA
- a CDS encoding FAD-binding oxidoreductase has product MNAPASAIEQLHLELPELDWITDESRIARLSQDFSWFSPVLQRQLKDKRADAVVRPRTEDEVRALVGACVRRNVPITIRGSGTGNYGQTTPLAGGVVLDMTGYNAMQWVRPGLARAHAGIRLGELEKHTRPTGQELRCVPSTYRSATLGGLFGGGFGGVGSINYGPLGAAGNVLGVRAMTIEAEPQVFELRGAEALRMHHLWGTNGLVLELEVGLAPAHPWLESLVVFEDFDAALAFADVLAHAPGMVKREIAFFASPVPDHLAQLAEHLPQGCHAVLSLVAESGEDPLLELIAAHGGRMSYRKTAEEVHKSNRTLMEFTWNHTTLHALKVDRNLTYLQSGFTPGQHVRQVAEMEKLFAGEVMMHLEFLRTAAGLMTCSGLQLVRFTTEERLDEIIRLHREHGVHINNPHVNIVEDGKAGGPLPQEVIELKKRFDPLGLLNPGKLRDWPVAA; this is encoded by the coding sequence ATGAACGCCCCCGCTTCCGCCATCGAGCAGTTGCATCTGGAACTGCCCGAACTCGACTGGATCACCGACGAGAGCCGCATCGCGCGGCTGTCGCAGGACTTCTCGTGGTTCAGCCCGGTGCTCCAGCGCCAGCTGAAGGACAAGCGCGCCGACGCGGTGGTGCGCCCGCGCACCGAGGACGAGGTCCGCGCCTTGGTGGGCGCCTGCGTGCGCCGCAACGTCCCGATCACCATTCGCGGCAGCGGCACAGGCAACTATGGCCAGACCACCCCGCTCGCCGGCGGCGTGGTGCTCGACATGACAGGCTACAACGCAATGCAATGGGTGCGCCCTGGCTTGGCGCGCGCGCACGCCGGCATCCGGCTCGGCGAGCTCGAGAAGCACACCCGGCCCACCGGGCAGGAGCTGCGCTGCGTCCCCTCCACCTACCGCAGCGCGACACTGGGCGGTCTGTTCGGCGGGGGCTTCGGCGGCGTGGGCTCGATCAACTACGGGCCGCTGGGTGCTGCCGGCAACGTGCTGGGGGTGCGGGCCATGACGATCGAGGCCGAGCCGCAGGTCTTCGAGCTGCGCGGCGCCGAAGCGCTGCGGATGCACCACCTGTGGGGCACCAACGGGCTGGTGCTCGAACTTGAAGTGGGGCTGGCTCCCGCGCATCCCTGGCTCGAGAGCCTGGTGGTCTTCGAGGACTTCGACGCGGCGCTCGCCTTCGCCGACGTGCTCGCGCATGCCCCGGGCATGGTGAAGCGCGAGATCGCCTTCTTCGCAAGCCCGGTGCCGGATCACCTGGCGCAGTTGGCCGAGCACCTGCCGCAAGGCTGCCATGCGGTGCTGTCGCTGGTTGCCGAATCCGGCGAGGACCCGCTGCTGGAGCTGATCGCCGCACACGGCGGCCGCATGAGCTACCGCAAGACGGCCGAGGAGGTACACAAGAGCAACCGCACGCTGATGGAATTCACCTGGAACCACACGACGCTGCATGCGCTCAAGGTCGACAGGAACCTGACCTATCTGCAGAGCGGCTTCACGCCGGGGCAGCACGTGCGGCAGGTTGCCGAGATGGAGAAGCTCTTTGCGGGCGAGGTCATGATGCACCTGGAGTTCCTGCGCACCGCAGCGGGCCTGATGACCTGCAGCGGCCTGCAGCTCGTGCGTTTCACGACGGAGGAGCGGCTGGACGAGATCATCCGCCTGCACCGCGAACACGGCGTGCACATCAACAACCCGCACGTCAACATCGTCGAGGACGGCAAGGCTGGCGGTCCGCTGCCGCAGGAAGTGATCGAGCTCAAGAAGCGCTTCGACCCGCTGGGCCTGCTCAACCCGGGGAAGCTGCGCGACTGGCCCGTCGCCGCCTGA
- a CDS encoding ABC transporter permease — translation MTRRLPLLQQPRAQRVLYPLLVGVALLALWQGLVTAMELPPYLVPSPWLMTKTLIADWVPLGTALLVTLKITLLSFVLATVAGVLISFLFVQSKRIETALFPYAVLLQVTPIVAVAPLIIIWVKNPTAAMVVCAALVALFPIISNTTLGLRSIEPDLQSYFKLNRATRWQQLVRLRIPSALPYFFGGLRISSGLALIGAVVAEFVAGTGGSGAGLAYQILQSGFQLNIPRMFAALLLISLTGVALFVLMAWLTKLALGSWHASELSQD, via the coding sequence ATGACCCGGCGACTGCCTCTGCTGCAGCAGCCGCGCGCGCAGCGCGTGCTCTATCCGCTGCTGGTCGGCGTGGCGCTGCTGGCACTCTGGCAGGGCCTGGTGACGGCGATGGAGCTGCCGCCCTACCTGGTGCCCTCGCCTTGGTTGATGACGAAGACGCTCATCGCGGATTGGGTGCCGCTTGGCACGGCCTTGCTGGTCACGCTGAAGATCACGCTGCTGTCCTTCGTGCTGGCCACGGTCGCAGGTGTGCTGATCTCCTTCCTGTTCGTGCAGAGCAAGCGGATCGAGACCGCGCTCTTTCCCTACGCGGTATTGCTGCAGGTGACGCCCATCGTCGCGGTGGCGCCACTGATCATCATCTGGGTCAAGAATCCCACGGCCGCGATGGTGGTCTGCGCGGCGCTGGTCGCGCTGTTCCCGATCATCAGCAACACCACGCTCGGGCTGCGCAGCATCGAGCCCGATCTGCAGAGCTATTTCAAGCTCAACCGCGCGACGCGCTGGCAGCAGCTGGTGCGGCTGCGCATCCCCAGCGCGCTGCCCTATTTCTTCGGGGGCCTGCGCATCTCGAGCGGCCTGGCGCTGATCGGCGCGGTCGTGGCCGAGTTCGTCGCCGGCACGGGCGGCAGCGGCGCGGGGCTGGCCTACCAGATCCTGCAGTCTGGCTTCCAGCTCAACATCCCGCGCATGTTCGCGGCCCTGCTGCTGATCTCGCTGACAGGCGTCGCGCTCTTCGTGCTGATGGCCTGGCTCACCAAGCTCGCGCTGGGCTCCTGGCATGCGAGCGAACTCTCACAGGACTGA
- a CDS encoding ABC transporter substrate-binding protein — MRDLSASRLGRLAATAVLACATAATAQAQDKFTYMTNWYAQAEHGGFYQAVAQGIYKKYGLDVTIKMGGPQVNITQMMAAGQADCIMGSSDIQMMQVREGGVPVVNVAAFFQKDPQVLIAHDDVKKFEDLKGKTILIGSQANRGYWPWLKAKFGLTDEQTRPYTFNIQPFVADKNTAQQGYLTSEPYAIQKAGVKSTVLMFSDHGFPAYATTVSCMDKTVKERSKQVAAFVKASAEGWKSYLADPAPANALIKKDNPNMTDDQLAYSVGKLKEMGMVTGGDAATMGIGVITDARAKASYDFLVAAKLLDPGKVEIAKTYTTEFVKDTKVLP; from the coding sequence ATGCGCGATCTTTCCGCCTCCCGCCTCGGCCGCCTGGCCGCTACCGCCGTCCTCGCCTGCGCTACCGCCGCGACGGCGCAGGCGCAGGACAAGTTCACCTACATGACGAACTGGTACGCGCAGGCCGAGCACGGCGGCTTCTACCAGGCGGTGGCCCAGGGGATCTACAAGAAGTACGGGCTGGACGTGACAATCAAGATGGGTGGACCGCAGGTCAACATCACGCAGATGATGGCTGCCGGCCAGGCCGACTGCATCATGGGTTCGAGCGACATCCAGATGATGCAGGTGCGCGAAGGCGGCGTGCCGGTGGTCAACGTGGCGGCCTTCTTCCAGAAGGACCCGCAGGTGCTCATCGCGCACGACGACGTCAAGAAGTTCGAGGACCTCAAGGGCAAGACCATCCTGATCGGCTCGCAGGCCAACCGGGGCTACTGGCCGTGGCTGAAGGCCAAGTTCGGTCTCACCGACGAGCAGACCCGCCCCTACACGTTCAACATCCAGCCTTTCGTGGCCGACAAGAACACGGCCCAGCAGGGCTACCTGACCTCCGAGCCGTATGCGATCCAGAAGGCCGGCGTGAAGAGCACGGTGCTGATGTTCAGTGACCACGGCTTCCCGGCCTATGCGACCACCGTGTCCTGCATGGACAAGACAGTGAAGGAGCGCAGCAAGCAGGTGGCGGCCTTCGTCAAGGCCTCGGCCGAGGGCTGGAAGAGCTACCTTGCCGACCCGGCGCCGGCCAACGCGCTGATCAAGAAGGACAACCCCAACATGACCGACGACCAGCTGGCCTACAGCGTGGGCAAGCTCAAGGAGATGGGCATGGTCACGGGCGGCGACGCGGCGACGATGGGCATCGGCGTGATCACCGATGCGCGCGCCAAGGCGAGCTACGACTTCCTGGTGGCGGCCAAGCTGCTCGACCCGGGCAAGGTGGAGATCGCGAAGACCTACACCACCGAGTTCGTCAAGGACACCAAGGTCCTGCCCTGA